TTCATTACCGGATTTTAAAAAGACGACTGAATTATCTTTTACAAGGGAATCGACCGCAGATCTTATTGTTTCATAATTTTTCCCAAGGTAGGGGAAGAGATCCGCAATTGAAGTAACGGGTTTCCCGAAAAGCGATAAATAAACCAATATAAATTCTTTTATTCCCCCATTTGCAATTTTTTCCAAACCTTTTACTGCAATATCTATTTTTTCCTTTTTAATTTTAGCAGGATTTACAAAAATTACCTTGCCCCCTCCGATGGTATGTACAGGAGAATACCTTCTTATTACAAAATAATCTTCATATGTCACGGGAACAGCTTCTTCAAAGTGTATAACAGCAAAGGCCCGTTCCCCGGGCAAAATTTCTTCCCTGTTTATAATAGATATTCTCCCCAGGTACTCCCCGGTTCCCGCGTGAAACCTGACCCGTTCCCTGTTTTTTAAAGATTTTTCCGCATCTTCCAAAAGTTTAACATTAATTACTGCTTTTTCTACCGGTTGCATCGAGCCCGGTATGGAAATTACATCTCCTCTTTTTATATCGTCGGGTTTTACATCCACCAGGTTAATTGCCGTTCGCTGTCCAGCAAAAGCTTTTTCCCTGCTTTCTCCGTGCACCTCGATTGATCTTACTTTGCTTTTTATCTTTTTGGGGTAGATCTCAACGGCATCTCCTACCGATACACATCCGCAAATCAAACTACCCGTAACTATTGTGCCAATCCCCGGAATAGTAAAAACCCTGTCAACCGGCAACCTGAAAGGAGAATATAGATCTTTTTCAAATTCCTGTTGAGTCATCTCCTGGATCTTTTGCACAAGTAAATCCAAACCTTCCCCCGTCTTTGAAGAAACCGGTATAATAGGAGAATCCTTTAGAAAGCTCGTTTTTACCGTTTCTTTTACCTCTTCCACAACCATTTCCAGCCATTCATTATCCACCAGGTCTTTTTTGGTAATAACAATTATACCTTTTTTTGTATTTAGTAGTTCTAATATGTTCAAATGTTCCTTAGTTTGAGGCATTATTCCCTCATCAGCCGCTATTACAAGGAGAACAAGATCTATGCCTCCTACTCCTGCCAGCATATTTTTAACAAACTTTTCGTGACCCGGCACATCAACTATTCCCACTTTTTTGCCATTCGGAAGGGTAAAATGTGCAAACCCCAAATCAATAGTAATTCCTCTCTCTTTTTCTTCCTTTAACCTATCGGTATCAATCCCCGTTAAAGCCTTTATCAAGGTAGTCTTACCATGATCAATATGCCCTGCAGTGCCGATAATTATATTTCCCATATTATCTTCCCCACCATATCGATAGTGTAAAAAATATCCTCCTCGTTCATCGTTCTTACATCAAGTAAATATTCATTTTTATTGATGCGACCTATAACGGGAATCTTGGCCGACCTTAATTTTTTCGAAATTTCTTCGGGTTCCAAACCGCAAACCCTTAAGGCAACTACTTTCGTAGGCATCTGAACGCCAGGAAGGGAACCCCCTCCAACTTCCGAAAGGTCATCAAGAATCACGGCACTACCCTTTTCTTTCAAAATAGAGTTTAAACCTTCTGCCAATTTTTCCGCATCCCTTTTCAAGGTTTCTAAATCCTTTGAAATCATTTTTATCACCGGGATTCTTTCAATATTTCCTTCCAAATATATTTTTAATATTGCTTCCATTGATGCAAGGGTAAGCTTATCGATTCTCAATGCCCTATTTAAAGGGTGTTTTTTAACTTTTTCAATTATTTCCCTTCGACCTACAATAATCCCCGCTTGAGGCCCTCCCAGAAGTTTATCTCCGCTGAAGGTAACCACATCAACTCCCGCCTTAACAGAATCCTGTACTGTGGGTTCATAGGGAATCCCGTATTTTCTTAGATCGACTAAAACGCCACTGCCCAGATCTTCCATAAAAACCAAATTATATTTTTCCGCCAGTTTTTTTAATTCATGCCTTTCTACGCCGGAAGTAAATCCGATAATCCTGTAATTGCTCGTATGTACTTTCATTAAAAGGGATGTATTTTCATTAATTGCCCTTTCATAATCGTATAAATGAGTTTTATTTGTAGTCCCCACTTCCACAAGTTTTGCTCCGCTCTGGAGCATTACATCGGGTATCCTGAAACTCCCGCCTATTTCAATTAACTCTCCCCGGGATACAATCACTTCTTTGCCTTTAGAAAGTGCAGAAAGGCAAAGAAGTACCGCTCCGGCATTATTATTTACCACCATCGCATCTTCAGCACCGGTAAGTTCCATTAAAAGATTCTTTACATGTGAATACCTTTCCCCTCTTTCCCCTTCATCCAGGTCAAATTCTAAATTTGAATAGCCGGAAGCTATATTATTTATATTTTCTAACACCTCTTTCGGCAGGGGAGCCCTTCCCAAATTTGTATGCAGTACTACACCAGTAGCATTTATCACCTTTTTTAAACTGAAAGACTTATATTCTTCTAATTTCTCAACAATAATTTTTATCGCTTCCTTTATTAGATTTTCTTCCGTTAATGTTTCTTTCAAAGGTTGGGAAGTTTCCAATAGGATTAGATGCCCTCTCAATTCGTTTACAGCTTCTCTTGCGGCTTTCAAAACCACTTTTTTCCCATGAATGTAAACTAATTCCCTTATTTCAGGCCTTTCTATCAAATCTCCTATTTTTGGAAGCTTCCTTAAGGTATCATTTAGACTCAAATCCATCCACTCCTAAATTTATTCGGTTTTTATTAAATCCTTTATGTCTTGAAATTTTTTATCTCCGATACCGGCTACATTTTTTATTTCATCTATTTTTTTAAAAGGACCATGAGTATTTCTATAATCAATAATCCTTTTAGCCAGCGAAGGTCCTATACCCGGCAGTTTATCCAGTTCGGTCTCATCCGCAGTATTAATATTAATTCTGCCATCCTTTACAGACTTTTCGGAGCCGCTTTCGTCCACCCTAGGAATGTGTATTTTTTCCTCATCGGTTAATTTTTTGGCAAGATTTACGCTAAGCAAATCAGCATTTTCATCTAATCCCCCGGCAATTTCCACCAAATCTTTTACCCGGTCTCCATCCCTTAATTTATATACACCGGGGTTTTTGACGGCACCGGTGATATATACGAAAATCTCCTTTTCCATTATCTCCGGATCTTTTAAATTCTCGGCACCCTCTAATTTAAAAGCCACTTCTTCCTGTCCGGCCATATTTTTAAAAAAGAAAACGAGCAAGAATACTAATACTAAAATTATTAATACTAAAATCTTTTCTCTTTTTGATAAATTGAATTTTTCCCCCATCATTTTAAAAAGCCCCTCAGTATTACATCCACTGCTTCATCTTCGGAGAGCCCCAGGGTCATAAGTTTTAGAAGCTGGTCCTGAGCAATCTTTCCTATTGCAGCTTCATGGGTAAGTTCTGCATCGGGGTGTTCCGCAGAAATTGCTGGGGAAGAGCTTATTTTACCGTTCTCCATTATTATAGAGTCACATACCACATGTCCCCTGGATTTTGCTCGTGCAATAATTTCCGGTTTAAAAATCTGTTTGGAATTTTCCTTGGCTACCGACCTGGATATTACCTCTGCACTTGCACCTTCTCCCTCAAGAATTATGTTTATTTTTGAAATGGCTTCCTGATCACCATGAGTTAAAAGTCTCTCCGTAATTACTAATTTTCCCCCTTTTTTTACTATTGCATCGGTTACTCTTACTGTGCTGTCAACTCCTTTAAGCTGGGTCAGTTCCATTTCCGCAATGGAATTTTCTTCTAAAACCAGGACGGTTTTGGGGTTTAAAACCCTTTCTCCCTTACCCTCTCCTCCTCCGAAATGTTTTTCGATGTATTTCATTTTTGCTCCTTTTTTTACTCTTATCTCGTGAATACCATCATGCTGTGATTTTTTAGAACCCGGATTATGAATTCCGCAACCTGCAATTAAAATTACATCGGAATTCTCCCCGATCTCAATGGTATTGTATACCACATCGGTAATACCGGATAATGTCAACAAAACGGGAAAATGTACTGCTTCGTTTCTTGTATTGGGTGCCACGTAAATATTTATACCTGACTTATCTTGTTTGGGTTCTATCGTAATATTCTTTGTAGATTTTCTTTCAATGCCCTGTCCATCCTTTCGTATATTAACAGCTCCTGATGGTATATCGTGAAGATCGGCTATGGTCTTTAATAACTCACGATCTAAAGCATCTAATGTCATCCTTTTCCCCCTCCTCGCAGTTTTGCCAGAAATCACAGCGGAATTTGTATTTCAAAAGATCTAACATTTTATCTCTCTGACCCATTTCTTTTATTTCCCCATCGGACATTAAAATTATTTCATCGGCTATGGATAGCACCCTTTCATGATGGGTAATTACAATTGTAATTATATCTTTGCTATGGTGGTCTTTAATTAGCCTTAAAATACCTTCAAAGCTCCATAAATCCACCCCTGCTTCCGGTTCATCGTAAATTACCACTTTGGAAGGCTTTAATAGGACGGTGGCCAATTCAATCCTTTTTATCTCTCCTCCGGATAGGCTTGAATCGCATTGCCTTTCCAAATATTCTTCCGGGCACAATCCTACCGCTTTCAATAATTTTTTAAAATCTTTATGACCTGCGTCCTTCGCAGCTACTTTTAATATATCACTTACAGTAAGGCCTTTAAATCTTGCCGGATATTGAAATGCATAACTTATTCCTTTATTTGCCCTGTCCGTGATGCTATAGTAGGTAATGTCCTCTTCGTCCAATATTACGGAACCCTTTGTGTTTCTATAAATCCCCATTATGGTCTTGGCTAAGGAAGTTTTTCCTCCTCCGTTAGGGCCCGTAATTGCATAAAATTTTCCTTTTTCCAGATTCAAATTAATATTTTTTAATATTTCTACGTTGCCCGTCCCATTTGGCATTTCTAAATAAAGAGATTGAATTTTAAGCAATGTAAAATATCCCCCTTTCGTTAAGCTAAATATGATTCAGGACCACATCCCTGGTCCTTTCCCGAATCATCTGAAGTAATATTTTTGCAGGAACCGGTAACCTGCGATTTTTCAGGTAAACAAGATTATACGAATACTTCCAGACTTTATTTTCACAGTTTAATAATCTTAGATGTCCCAGTGCAATATCCTGTTTTACCGATATATAGGGCATAATAGAAATACCTAAATTTGCCGAAACGGCGTTCTTTATCGCATCTATACTCCCCAGCATTAACCCTATATTCAGAGGAATTTTTAAATCTGTTTTAATTATATCCTCTACAATTTCATAGAGATTGGAATGAGGTTCATGGGTAATAAAATCCTGGTCTACTAATTGATTCCTTTCCACAAAGTTTAATAGAGCAAGCTTATTTGTTGGAGAACATACGAGGACCATAAAATCATCTACCAGCCTCTCAATTTCCACACTTTCCTTTTCTGAAATTTCCCCTCCGATTACAGCAAAATCAAGCCTCCCTATCAAAATCTGTTTTTGTATTTCATAAGTATTTCCAATATGAAGGTTGATTTTTACTTCAGGATACTTGCCTTTAAATTCCCCCAAGATCTTTGGCAGAACATAAATACCAGGAGTATTGCTTGCCCCTATGTTAATGTGTCCGAGCATTTTTTCTCTCAATTTAGGTATTTGAGACTCCATTTCTTCTATTAATGCAAAAATCTTTTTAGTATACTCGAAAATAAACTGCCCATCTTTACTGAGATAAATGTTCTTACCATATTTTTCGATTAACTTCAGCCCCAGCTCTTCTTCTAATTTCTTTATTTGTTTTGATATGGCAGGCTGACTTATATGGAGTTCTTCCGAAGTTTTTGTAAAACTCATATTCTGGGCAACCTTATGAAATAACCAGAGAGCATAAAGTTCCATTCTCATTACCACCTTAATATAACTTTAAGTTATAAAAAATTAAAACCTATTTAATTTTACCACATATTCCTTATATTTGATAAAATATATACCTTTGATTTAAATTTTTTAATTCATTAATATTAATTTTATCATACTAAGCAAGAAAAGCGAAAAAAAACAGGTTGGGATAAAACCCAACCCCGTCATTTTACAACAATATTTACCAATTTGTTCGGGACGGTAATAATTTTTATAATTTGTTTATTTTGTAAATAAGAAGATATTTTTTCATTGCTTATTGCCATGGATTCAAGCTCTTTTTCGGTTATATCAGCAGGAACGAGTATTTTTGCCCTCACTTTTCCGTTAACCTGAACCACTACCTCCACTTCTTCTTCTAAAATAGCTTTTTCATCGTATTTGGGCCAGGACATCAAATGTATGCTCCCCTTGTTCCCAATCCTTTCCCATAATTCCTCGGTAATATGCGGGGCAAAAGGCGCCAGCATCAACAGTAAATTTTCTGCCGCTTCTTTTACCACATCCCCTGAAATTTCTTCCTTTAAAGAGTTGATGCCGTTCACCATTTCCATTATTGCACTTATTGCTGTGTTAAAATTAAACCTTTCTTCGATATCTGTCGTAACTTTTTTAATCGTTTTATGGATTAAACGGCGTGCATTTTTATCGATGTGCTCGTTTTTCACCGGTTCTGCGAATTTTTCCGAGAGTTCCTCAACAAGCCGCCATACCCTTGAAAGGAATCTGAAGCAGCCCTCCACGCCCTGATCGCTCCATTCCAGGTCCTTTTCAGGTGGAGAGGCAAAAAGGATAAAGAGTCTTGCTGTATCCGCTCCGTATTTTTCTACTATTTCTTCAGGGCTTACAATATTTCCAAGGGATTTTGACATTTTTGCGCCATCTTTTAATACCATCCCCTGGGTCAATAAATTAGTGAAAGGCTCATCTACATGAACAAGGCCGGCATCTCGCATTGCTTTATTGAAAAACCTCGAATACATAAGGTGAAGTATGGCATGTTCTACCCCACCGATATACTGGTCTACGGGCATCCAGTACTTCAATTTTGTTTCATCAAAAGGTTTTTCGCTGTTTTTAGGGTCGGTGTATCTATAGTAATACCAGGAGGAGCACATAAAAGTGTCCATTGTATCCGTTTCCCTCTTGGCAGGGCTATTACATTTGGGGCAGGTGGTATTTAAAAATTCCTCACATAAAAGTAGTGGTGAAGTGCCCTTAGGGTTAAATTCCACATTTTCCGGAAGCAATATAGGCAACTGTTCTTCCGGAACCGGCACTATGCCGCATTTTTCGCAGTAGATAATAGGAATGGGAGCCCCCCAGTACCTTTGTCTCGAAATAAGCCAGTCCCTTAACTTGTAATTTATCGTGATTTTTCCGATTCCCCTTTGTTCCATGAATTTACCTATTTCCTTTTTAGCTTCTTCGCTCTGCATCCCGGTAAAGGTACACGAATTGATGAGTACACCCTCATCCGTAAAGGCTTTTTCCATCTCTTCCGTTTTCCAATCGCCTTCAGCAGGCTTTATTACTAATTTTATAGGCAAATTATATTTTTTAGCGAATTCGAAATCCCTCTGGTCGTGAGCAGGAACACCCATAACCGCACCCGTTCCGTAATCCAAAAGGACATAGTTTGCAATCCATATGGGTATTCTCTCGTTGTTAACCGGGTTAATAGCATAAGCCCCTATAAAAAGACCTTCTTTTTCCGTTTCCGTAGAGGTTCTTGTTATCTCGTTTAATTTTTCCATTTTTTTCTGAAATTCTTTTACTTCTTTTTCATAGGGAGTCCCTTCACATAGTGTGTTTACCAATGGATGTTCCGGAGCAAGAACCAAATAAGTTACGCCAAATATGGTATCGGGCCTTGTTGTAAAAACTGCTATCTTATCATTGGTTTTTTCCGCAGTAAAGTAAACCTCTACCCCCTCGCTTTTTCCTATCCAGTTTTGCTGCATTATTTTTACTTTTTCAGGCCATCCCGGAAGTTTTTTAAGGTCTTCCAGCAACTCCTCCGCATATTCGGTTATTTTAAAAAACCATTGTTCAAGATTTTTCTTCCCCACTTCGGTACCGCATCTCTCGCATTTGCCGTCTACCACCTGTTCATTAGCAAGAACAGTAGCACAGGAGGGACACCAGTTCACATATGCCTTTTTTCGATATGCAAGACCCATTTCATACAATTTCAGGAAGAACCATTGAGTCCATTTATAGTAATCGGGATGACAGGTAGCAACTTCCCTATCCCAGTCATAACTAATACCCAGTTCTTTTAATTGCCTTTTCATATTGTTTATATTATCCCATGTCCATTTTGCCGGATGAATCTTATGCTTGATAGCTGCATTCTCCGCGGGTAAACCGAAGGCATCCCATCCCATGGGATGAAGGACATTGTAACCGTTCATTCTCTTGTACCTTGCCACAACGTCGCCAATGGAATAATTTCTTACATGTCCCATATGTAATTTCCCCGAGGGATAAGGAAACATTTCCAAGCAATAGTATTTGGGCTTTTTTGTATCTTCATAAACTTTATAAATCTTTTGTTCTTCCCAGATTTTCTGCCATTTCTGTTCGATCTTCTTAAAATCGTAGACCATAATAAACCTCCTTTTTCATATCTTTGTTAAACATAAAAAAGGCTCCTCCCTCTTTTAGGGGCGAGAAGCCTTTTCCTCGCGGTACCACCCTAATTGGCAAAAGCCCGCTCTTTGCATTTTAACGCCTGCCGGCAGTGAAGACAAGGCGAGTTCAAGGCCTTCCTCTCCGGAATCTCACCCACCTCCGGTCTCTGTAAGAGAAAGCTTCCTTTACTACTCCTTGTCGCAAAAAATACACGATTATTATTTTTTAGCTAATATTATATGTTAAATCCTTTTTGCTGTCAACATTGATGGTAATAGCATCTGCCCACAATCTCTCTAAATCATAATATTCCCTATCCGGACCGTTGAAAATATGAACTATAACATCTCCGTAATCTAATAATATCCATCTTGCTTCATTGTAACCTTCTATACCCTTGGGAAAAATACCGCTCTCTGAAAGCTTTTCTTCCAATTCATCAGCTAAAGCTCTGACATGTATAGCATTAGAACCAGTAGCGATTACAAAATAATCAGCCAGTACGGTTAATCTACTAATATCCAGAATAACGACATCCCTTGCTTTTTTTTCATCAAGGATTTTTGCTGCCTTTTGTGCGAGCTGTTCGGGAATAAAAGTCATTTTTATTTTTTCCCTCCAAATGTAATTTTCTTGATTGTCACTAATTATTCTTTATATCCTTTCCCAGAATAATCGTAGCTACATCGTCGTTATTATTTTCATCTTCTTTCAATATTGGATTATTCAATATTTTTGATATTTCCTTTGCATACTCGGGTTTTTCTTTAGGATATAAAACGGTGGTAGTGTCATAGTCGAAACTATCCGCGTTAGCAACTTTTACTACGGTAAATCCCATGGATTCCAATTTCTTTGCAATCTCGCTGGCAACCCCCGAATATCCACTTCCGTTTAAAACTGCTACTTTTATTCCATTTTTATCGTAAAATATAGCATTTACCAGCTCCTTAACTTTCTCCTCTTCAGGTATAAAATAACTTACTCCCCCTATATACTGCCCGGTACCGGGAAGGGTATAAGTTTCTACATCTTCTTCTTTTAATTGTCTTGCAAAATTAGCCAGTTTAACAAGGTTTACAGGGCTGATATCGGTTTTCACATTTTCCTGTACAATTTGAATTAGCCTGGGGATTTTCAGTATATTTGCGGGTTGGAGTAAGGCTTTTGCAGTAGCCTTTATGAATTTTTGCTGCGCTCTTACTCTTGCTATGTCTCCCTCCGGGTAATGCCTGAACCTTACAAATTGCTCGGCTTTTTCTCCATCCAGTACCTGAAATCCCGGTTTAAGATCTATATGAAGGTTCCCCGCATTATCATCATATTTCATTCTCCGATCGATTTCTATTTCAATTCCGCCAATAGCATCGACTATTTTTTTAAAACCTTCATAATTTACCGTAACGTAATAATGAACGGGGACATTGAGTAATTTGCTTACCACATCCACCGCAAGGTCAGGACCTCCATAGGCCATAGCTGCATTTATCTTCTGGAATCCCTCCCCCGGTAAAACCACCCTCGTATCCCTCGGAATTGATAGCACATTGACCTTTTTATCCTTTAAATCCAAACTAAAAAGCATCATTGTATCGGAACGGTATCTATTATGCTTTTCATCGGCACCAATGGTACCTGCATCAAGTCCCAAAAGTAAAATATTCACATGGCCATTTTTTTCAGCCTCTTGTAAAACTGAATCTTCTTCCCCTTCAGTATTTCGATTGCTCAATAAATTCCTATAGGTAAAATAAAAACCGCTTCCAAAAGAAAGCGCAAAAAATAAAATAATCGCAATAAACACCTTAAAGTACCTTTTCATTTTTCTCCCCTCTTATTCCTCCGGTTTTTTAAAAGCATATTTCGTGCAGCTATTGTTCTTGGATGAAGAAGTGAATTTTTTTTCAAAACGTACACTATGGTCGAATTTAACCCCATCAAGACCCCTTCGTCCAAATCCTCATAAGTTTTATCCCTTATATCCTCCACTCCGGGGAAATCTCTGCCGGGTTCTATATAA
The window above is part of the Thermovenabulum gondwanense genome. Proteins encoded here:
- a CDS encoding ABC transporter ATP-binding protein, translating into MLKIQSLYLEMPNGTGNVEILKNINLNLEKGKFYAITGPNGGGKTSLAKTIMGIYRNTKGSVILDEEDITYYSITDRANKGISYAFQYPARFKGLTVSDILKVAAKDAGHKDFKKLLKAVGLCPEEYLERQCDSSLSGGEIKRIELATVLLKPSKVVIYDEPEAGVDLWSFEGILRLIKDHHSKDIITIVITHHERVLSIADEIILMSDGEIKEMGQRDKMLDLLKYKFRCDFWQNCEEGEKDDIRCFRS
- a CDS encoding LCP family protein; the protein is MKRYFKVFIAIILFFALSFGSGFYFTYRNLLSNRNTEGEEDSVLQEAEKNGHVNILLLGLDAGTIGADEKHNRYRSDTMMLFSLDLKDKKVNVLSIPRDTRVVLPGEGFQKINAAMAYGGPDLAVDVVSKLLNVPVHYYVTVNYEGFKKIVDAIGGIEIEIDRRMKYDDNAGNLHIDLKPGFQVLDGEKAEQFVRFRHYPEGDIARVRAQQKFIKATAKALLQPANILKIPRLIQIVQENVKTDISPVNLVKLANFARQLKEEDVETYTLPGTGQYIGGVSYFIPEEEKVKELVNAIFYDKNGIKVAVLNGSGYSGVASEIAKKLESMGFTVVKVANADSFDYDTTTVLYPKEKPEYAKEISKILNNPILKEDENNNDDVATIILGKDIKNN
- a CDS encoding SufB/SufD family protein, yielding MTLDALDRELLKTIADLHDIPSGAVNIRKDGQGIERKSTKNITIEPKQDKSGINIYVAPNTRNEAVHFPVLLTLSGITDVVYNTIEIGENSDVILIAGCGIHNPGSKKSQHDGIHEIRVKKGAKMKYIEKHFGGGEGKGERVLNPKTVLVLEENSIAEMELTQLKGVDSTVRVTDAIVKKGGKLVITERLLTHGDQEAISKINIILEGEGASAEVISRSVAKENSKQIFKPEIIARAKSRGHVVCDSIIMENGKISSSPAISAEHPDAELTHEAAIGKIAQDQLLKLMTLGLSEDEAVDVILRGFLK
- a CDS encoding ComEA family DNA-binding protein; amino-acid sequence: MMGEKFNLSKREKILVLIILVLVFLLVFFFKNMAGQEEVAFKLEGAENLKDPEIMEKEIFVYITGAVKNPGVYKLRDGDRVKDLVEIAGGLDENADLLSVNLAKKLTDEEKIHIPRVDESGSEKSVKDGRININTADETELDKLPGIGPSLAKRIIDYRNTHGPFKKIDEIKNVAGIGDKKFQDIKDLIKTE
- the selB gene encoding selenocysteine-specific translation elongation factor, whose amino-acid sequence is MGNIIIGTAGHIDHGKTTLIKALTGIDTDRLKEEKERGITIDLGFAHFTLPNGKKVGIVDVPGHEKFVKNMLAGVGGIDLVLLVIAADEGIMPQTKEHLNILELLNTKKGIIVITKKDLVDNEWLEMVVEEVKETVKTSFLKDSPIIPVSSKTGEGLDLLVQKIQEMTQQEFEKDLYSPFRLPVDRVFTIPGIGTIVTGSLICGCVSVGDAVEIYPKKIKSKVRSIEVHGESREKAFAGQRTAINLVDVKPDDIKRGDVISIPGSMQPVEKAVINVKLLEDAEKSLKNRERVRFHAGTGEYLGRISIINREEILPGERAFAVIHFEEAVPVTYEDYFVIRRYSPVHTIGGGKVIFVNPAKIKKEKIDIAVKGLEKIANGGIKEFILVYLSLFGKPVTSIADLFPYLGKNYETIRSAVDSLVKDNSVVFLKSGNEEILCDMDYYDNLTEKAKEIVEAYHLKNPFSEGILKEELKSRLGLESKVFELFLSKWVQEGYFEGSGKYLKRKGYKIVLNEKEEQMKDKLLKIYEEKGWTPPAVEEVVQLLKDFEEEKIKSILNYLVLEGSLIKLNDEIYMHKTWVEKAKELLKNHFQKNKEISVSQFRDMLNTSRKYALPILEYFDGIYFTRRIKDVRIPGSRISD
- the selA gene encoding L-seryl-tRNA(Sec) selenium transferase, translating into MSLNDTLRKLPKIGDLIERPEIRELVYIHGKKVVLKAAREAVNELRGHLILLETSQPLKETLTEENLIKEAIKIIVEKLEEYKSFSLKKVINATGVVLHTNLGRAPLPKEVLENINNIASGYSNLEFDLDEGERGERYSHVKNLLMELTGAEDAMVVNNNAGAVLLCLSALSKGKEVIVSRGELIEIGGSFRIPDVMLQSGAKLVEVGTTNKTHLYDYERAINENTSLLMKVHTSNYRIIGFTSGVERHELKKLAEKYNLVFMEDLGSGVLVDLRKYGIPYEPTVQDSVKAGVDVVTFSGDKLLGGPQAGIIVGRREIIEKVKKHPLNRALRIDKLTLASMEAILKIYLEGNIERIPVIKMISKDLETLKRDAEKLAEGLNSILKEKGSAVILDDLSEVGGGSLPGVQMPTKVVALRVCGLEPEEISKKLRSAKIPVIGRINKNEYLLDVRTMNEEDIFYTIDMVGKIIWEI
- the rsfS gene encoding ribosome silencing factor; translated protein: MTFIPEQLAQKAAKILDEKKARDVVILDISRLTVLADYFVIATGSNAIHVRALADELEEKLSESGIFPKGIEGYNEARWILLDYGDVIVHIFNGPDREYYDLERLWADAITINVDSKKDLTYNIS
- a CDS encoding LysR family transcriptional regulator, with amino-acid sequence MELYALWLFHKVAQNMSFTKTSEELHISQPAISKQIKKLEEELGLKLIEKYGKNIYLSKDGQFIFEYTKKIFALIEEMESQIPKLREKMLGHINIGASNTPGIYVLPKILGEFKGKYPEVKINLHIGNTYEIQKQILIGRLDFAVIGGEISEKESVEIERLVDDFMVLVCSPTNKLALLNFVERNQLVDQDFITHEPHSNLYEIVEDIIKTDLKIPLNIGLMLGSIDAIKNAVSANLGISIMPYISVKQDIALGHLRLLNCENKVWKYSYNLVYLKNRRLPVPAKILLQMIRERTRDVVLNHI
- the leuS gene encoding leucine--tRNA ligase, encoding MVYDFKKIEQKWQKIWEEQKIYKVYEDTKKPKYYCLEMFPYPSGKLHMGHVRNYSIGDVVARYKRMNGYNVLHPMGWDAFGLPAENAAIKHKIHPAKWTWDNINNMKRQLKELGISYDWDREVATCHPDYYKWTQWFFLKLYEMGLAYRKKAYVNWCPSCATVLANEQVVDGKCERCGTEVGKKNLEQWFFKITEYAEELLEDLKKLPGWPEKVKIMQQNWIGKSEGVEVYFTAEKTNDKIAVFTTRPDTIFGVTYLVLAPEHPLVNTLCEGTPYEKEVKEFQKKMEKLNEITRTSTETEKEGLFIGAYAINPVNNERIPIWIANYVLLDYGTGAVMGVPAHDQRDFEFAKKYNLPIKLVIKPAEGDWKTEEMEKAFTDEGVLINSCTFTGMQSEEAKKEIGKFMEQRGIGKITINYKLRDWLISRQRYWGAPIPIIYCEKCGIVPVPEEQLPILLPENVEFNPKGTSPLLLCEEFLNTTCPKCNSPAKRETDTMDTFMCSSWYYYRYTDPKNSEKPFDETKLKYWMPVDQYIGGVEHAILHLMYSRFFNKAMRDAGLVHVDEPFTNLLTQGMVLKDGAKMSKSLGNIVSPEEIVEKYGADTARLFILFASPPEKDLEWSDQGVEGCFRFLSRVWRLVEELSEKFAEPVKNEHIDKNARRLIHKTIKKVTTDIEERFNFNTAISAIMEMVNGINSLKEEISGDVVKEAAENLLLMLAPFAPHITEELWERIGNKGSIHLMSWPKYDEKAILEEEVEVVVQVNGKVRAKILVPADITEKELESMAISNEKISSYLQNKQIIKIITVPNKLVNIVVK